From one Acipenser ruthenus chromosome 21, fAciRut3.2 maternal haplotype, whole genome shotgun sequence genomic stretch:
- the LOC117428257 gene encoding protein GOLM2-like isoform X2, translating into MVGFGANRRGGRLPSFILVALLVVIGILSFNYWSLLNRHSRVQEELAEVQVQVTRTETARGRLEKRNSELMVQVDTHKKQLDQKEGDYLSLEGKLQAKDALIRKCTDDKMKLLNDASEQQAETRHFQEQLTELRQEFVKQEAQINEYKRNSSSLEKKVAYESLQCSQQIAQLKEQYEESMKKLTQEVAELKQLKFIESVVKEDKSAVNNAGDVKPAGKETDLEKQDSTQKLDSKEGKDGDLVKPGGDAGMPGIEDTEVGKVEDTLFNLKKPAVTLIKKDSDTLLTAVRSLGGVRKIPLALAQEDNPAEQLEPNQVHLDAGRANLLHLQNPIPGNEELGEQPKQLEAPDNNMIPEQQLPKNIAPQLPLDQAQVLPNPIEHVRQPAAGELHKHRQSRFFDENESPVDPQHGSKLADYNGDDGNVDDDERDAQGDNPMEYGKRHPANDIL; encoded by the exons ATGGTTGGGTTCGGTGCTAACCGGAGGGGAGGTCGCCTGCCTTCCTTCATCCTCGTCGCCCTCCTCGTGGTCATCGGCATCCTGTCGTTTAATTACTGGAGCCTGCTGAACAGACACTCCCGGGTTCAAGAGGAGCTGGCcgaggtgcaggtgcaggtgacgCGCACGGAGACGGCCCGGGGCCGGCTGGAGAAGCGCAACTCGGAGCTCATGGTGCAGGTGGACACGCATAAGAAGCAACTCGACCAGAAAGAAGGCGATTACCTTTCCCTGGAGGGAAAGCTGCAGGCCAAAGATGCCCTGATCAGGAAATGCACGGATGACAAG ATGAAGCTACTGAACGATGCTTCTGAGCAGCAGGCTGAAACTCGTCATTTCCAAG AGCAGCTGACTGAACTGCGTCAGGAGTTTGTAAAACAGGAGGCTCAGATCAATGAGTACAAGAGGAATAGCTCCTCCCTGGAGAAGAAGGTGGCGTACGAGAG TCTACAGTGTAGCCAGCAAATAGCACAGCTAAAAGAGCAGTACGAGGAGAGCATGAAGAAACTCACCCAGGAAGTTGCTGAGCTGAAACAG ctgaAATTCATTGAAAGTGTTGTAAAAGAAGATAAATCTGCAGTTAACAATGCTGGCGATGTGAAGCCTGCAGGAAAGGAAACAGACTTGGAAAAACAAGACAGCACCCAGAAACTGGACAGTAAGGAAGGAAAAGATG GTGATTTGGTGAAACCCGGGGGAGATGCTGGCATGCCAGGGATAGAGGACACAGAAGTTGGGAAAGTTGAGGATACACTTTTCA ACCTGAAGAAGCCTGCTGTTACACTCATTAAAAAGGACAGCGACACCCTCTTGACAGCAGTCAGATCGCTGGGGGGGGTTCGGAAGATCCCTCTCGCACTCGCTCAGGAAGACAACCCAGCTGAGCAGCTCGAACCAAACCAGGTGCATCTCGATGCAGGTAGAGCCAACCTGCTACACTTGCAGAACCCCATCCCTGGGAACGAGGAGCTGGGAGAGCAACCCAAACAACTGGAAG CACCTGACAATAATATGATTCCTGAGCAGCAGCTTCCCAAGAACATCGCCCCACAGCTGCCACTGGACCAAGCCCAGGTGCTGCCCAACCCCATTGAACACGTCAGACAGCCTGCTGCAGGAGAGCTGCACAAGCACAGGCAAA GCCGGTTCTTTGACGAGAACGAGTCCCCTGTAGACCCGCAGCATGGCTCTAAGCTTGCAGATTATAATGGGGATGATGGTAACGTGG aTGATGATGAAAGAGACGCTCAGGGGGACAATCCTATGGAATATGGAAAACGACACCCAGCGAATGACATCTTATAA
- the LOC117428257 gene encoding protein GOLM2-like isoform X1: MVGFGANRRGGRLPSFILVALLVVIGILSFNYWSLLNRHSRVQEELAEVQVQVTRTETARGRLEKRNSELMVQVDTHKKQLDQKEGDYLSLEGKLQAKDALIRKCTDDKMKLLNDASEQQAETRHFQEQLTELRQEFVKQEAQINEYKRNSSSLEKKVAYESLQCSQQIAQLKEQYEESMKKLTQEVAELKQLKFIESVVKEDKSAVNNAGDVKPAGKETDLEKQDSTQKLDSKEGKDGDLVKPGGDAGMPGIEDTEVGKVEDTLFNLKKPAVTLIKKDSDTLLTAVRSLGGVRKIPLALAQEDNPAEQLEPNQVHLDAGRANLLHLQNPIPGNEELGEQPKQLEAPDNNMIPEQQLPKNIAPQLPLDQAQVLPNPIEHVRQPAAGELHKHRQSRFFDENESPVDPQHGSKLADYNGDDGNVGEYEADKQAELAYNEEEDGDGGEEDVQDDDERDAQGDNPMEYGKRHPANDIL, encoded by the exons ATGGTTGGGTTCGGTGCTAACCGGAGGGGAGGTCGCCTGCCTTCCTTCATCCTCGTCGCCCTCCTCGTGGTCATCGGCATCCTGTCGTTTAATTACTGGAGCCTGCTGAACAGACACTCCCGGGTTCAAGAGGAGCTGGCcgaggtgcaggtgcaggtgacgCGCACGGAGACGGCCCGGGGCCGGCTGGAGAAGCGCAACTCGGAGCTCATGGTGCAGGTGGACACGCATAAGAAGCAACTCGACCAGAAAGAAGGCGATTACCTTTCCCTGGAGGGAAAGCTGCAGGCCAAAGATGCCCTGATCAGGAAATGCACGGATGACAAG ATGAAGCTACTGAACGATGCTTCTGAGCAGCAGGCTGAAACTCGTCATTTCCAAG AGCAGCTGACTGAACTGCGTCAGGAGTTTGTAAAACAGGAGGCTCAGATCAATGAGTACAAGAGGAATAGCTCCTCCCTGGAGAAGAAGGTGGCGTACGAGAG TCTACAGTGTAGCCAGCAAATAGCACAGCTAAAAGAGCAGTACGAGGAGAGCATGAAGAAACTCACCCAGGAAGTTGCTGAGCTGAAACAG ctgaAATTCATTGAAAGTGTTGTAAAAGAAGATAAATCTGCAGTTAACAATGCTGGCGATGTGAAGCCTGCAGGAAAGGAAACAGACTTGGAAAAACAAGACAGCACCCAGAAACTGGACAGTAAGGAAGGAAAAGATG GTGATTTGGTGAAACCCGGGGGAGATGCTGGCATGCCAGGGATAGAGGACACAGAAGTTGGGAAAGTTGAGGATACACTTTTCA ACCTGAAGAAGCCTGCTGTTACACTCATTAAAAAGGACAGCGACACCCTCTTGACAGCAGTCAGATCGCTGGGGGGGGTTCGGAAGATCCCTCTCGCACTCGCTCAGGAAGACAACCCAGCTGAGCAGCTCGAACCAAACCAGGTGCATCTCGATGCAGGTAGAGCCAACCTGCTACACTTGCAGAACCCCATCCCTGGGAACGAGGAGCTGGGAGAGCAACCCAAACAACTGGAAG CACCTGACAATAATATGATTCCTGAGCAGCAGCTTCCCAAGAACATCGCCCCACAGCTGCCACTGGACCAAGCCCAGGTGCTGCCCAACCCCATTGAACACGTCAGACAGCCTGCTGCAGGAGAGCTGCACAAGCACAGGCAAA GCCGGTTCTTTGACGAGAACGAGTCCCCTGTAGACCCGCAGCATGGCTCTAAGCTTGCAGATTATAATGGGGATGATGGTAACGTGGGTGAGTATGAGGCTGACAAGCAGGCTGAGCTGGCTTACAATGAGGAAGAGGATGGTGATGGTGGGGAAGAAGACGTCCAAG aTGATGATGAAAGAGACGCTCAGGGGGACAATCCTATGGAATATGGAAAACGACACCCAGCGAATGACATCTTATAA
- the LOC117428257 gene encoding protein GOLM2-like isoform X3: MVGFGANRRGGRLPSFILVALLVVIGILSFNYWSLLNRHSRVQEELAEVQVQVTRTETARGRLEKRNSELMVQVDTHKKQLDQKEGDYLSLEGKLQAKDALIRKCTDDKMKLLNDASEQQAETRHFQEQLTELRQEFVKQEAQINEYKRNSSSLEKKVAYESLQCSQQIAQLKEQYEESMKKLTQEVAELKQLKFIESVVKEDKSAVNNAGDVKPAGKETDLEKQDSTQKLDSKEGKDGDLVKPGGDAGMPGIEDTEVGKVEDTLFNLKKPAVTLIKKDSDTLLTAVRSLGGVRKIPLALAQEDNPAEQLEPNQVHLDAGRANLLHLQNPIPGNEELGEQPKQLEAPDNNMIPEQQLPKNIAPQLPLDQAQVLPNPIEHVRQPAAGELHKHRQNDDERDAQGDNPMEYGKRHPANDIL, translated from the exons ATGGTTGGGTTCGGTGCTAACCGGAGGGGAGGTCGCCTGCCTTCCTTCATCCTCGTCGCCCTCCTCGTGGTCATCGGCATCCTGTCGTTTAATTACTGGAGCCTGCTGAACAGACACTCCCGGGTTCAAGAGGAGCTGGCcgaggtgcaggtgcaggtgacgCGCACGGAGACGGCCCGGGGCCGGCTGGAGAAGCGCAACTCGGAGCTCATGGTGCAGGTGGACACGCATAAGAAGCAACTCGACCAGAAAGAAGGCGATTACCTTTCCCTGGAGGGAAAGCTGCAGGCCAAAGATGCCCTGATCAGGAAATGCACGGATGACAAG ATGAAGCTACTGAACGATGCTTCTGAGCAGCAGGCTGAAACTCGTCATTTCCAAG AGCAGCTGACTGAACTGCGTCAGGAGTTTGTAAAACAGGAGGCTCAGATCAATGAGTACAAGAGGAATAGCTCCTCCCTGGAGAAGAAGGTGGCGTACGAGAG TCTACAGTGTAGCCAGCAAATAGCACAGCTAAAAGAGCAGTACGAGGAGAGCATGAAGAAACTCACCCAGGAAGTTGCTGAGCTGAAACAG ctgaAATTCATTGAAAGTGTTGTAAAAGAAGATAAATCTGCAGTTAACAATGCTGGCGATGTGAAGCCTGCAGGAAAGGAAACAGACTTGGAAAAACAAGACAGCACCCAGAAACTGGACAGTAAGGAAGGAAAAGATG GTGATTTGGTGAAACCCGGGGGAGATGCTGGCATGCCAGGGATAGAGGACACAGAAGTTGGGAAAGTTGAGGATACACTTTTCA ACCTGAAGAAGCCTGCTGTTACACTCATTAAAAAGGACAGCGACACCCTCTTGACAGCAGTCAGATCGCTGGGGGGGGTTCGGAAGATCCCTCTCGCACTCGCTCAGGAAGACAACCCAGCTGAGCAGCTCGAACCAAACCAGGTGCATCTCGATGCAGGTAGAGCCAACCTGCTACACTTGCAGAACCCCATCCCTGGGAACGAGGAGCTGGGAGAGCAACCCAAACAACTGGAAG CACCTGACAATAATATGATTCCTGAGCAGCAGCTTCCCAAGAACATCGCCCCACAGCTGCCACTGGACCAAGCCCAGGTGCTGCCCAACCCCATTGAACACGTCAGACAGCCTGCTGCAGGAGAGCTGCACAAGCACAGGCAAA aTGATGATGAAAGAGACGCTCAGGGGGACAATCCTATGGAATATGGAAAACGACACCCAGCGAATGACATCTTATAA